The following nucleotide sequence is from Drosophila simulans strain w501 chromosome 3L, Prin_Dsim_3.1, whole genome shotgun sequence.
ccttataattttatttaagttatctagttttaaatataaacttttgaaacaaatgttgtttaatttttaaatattttatttttatgttattttatttatatattttatgtttatttcttCATAGATGTTTAATTCCCCAATAATATCGAATTGATGCCCAATGGTTCTTGAGTTATTTTTTCCAGCTTGCCCAAAGAAAAACCagattttccttttatttgaTTAGCTCAGGCCAGGAGCCTACACGCCCGATTCAAGCCCAGGCAAATGGCTTTCTAATTCCGGCCAATGGGGGTCACTTTGGAGCACTTGAAGCAGGGGAAATCGAGAAAATCAGCCATTAATCACTTGCTATGACAAAATGCAAACCAAGGAAATGGATCGAATCCTTTGGAGGGCTTCCAGGAGGGACCGGGTGTACAAAGTGGGGTACCGGGGTGTTAGACAGGTCAAACCGGTTTAATGCCGCTCCATCGCCTGATCCTACCGCTCGACCCCccatcttctccagctcctgctcctgctcctgccactACTCGGCTCATTATTATGCGCGCATTGTGCGTGGAAAGGCAACAGGAACTGGGCATTGCACATGGGCATAGGAATTTCAAAAGCCCAGAGCCCAGACCAAAAACTTGAAGCGTGCTCCGATTCTCAATAGCTGGCAGTATGGCACGGTATGGTGCATATGCCTCCAGGGACAATTCATGCAGCTGACCGGCGAGAAAAAGGGGCAGTAGGGGCAACCAGGGGGGCTCACTTGGGGGATTCGTAAAAGGAAGCCAGTCTGGCAGAACTGCAAGACTCGCAATTAAACAAAGCCCTTGCTGCAAAGACAACGCATCCCGGTGGCAACGTGTCGGCATTGCATGTTGctagttgcagcagcaacatcgctgGGGCAACAACTCCGCCTCGAAGGACTCGAAACGCATTTCCGCCGACGCCGACGTAGTcgttgcattttgcattttatgcaaaCATCGCCTATCGTACCGATCTCGTTTCGACTCTGGGTGGAGACCATTTCCATCTCCATATCCAGTGGCCAAATGTGGTCTTGTCATATTTAGTTGGCAGAACAAAGCGTTCGCCATAAACGCTTGCAAATCGCCAGCAAATCGCTGGGGAAACGCTGTGCTCACTGAACATGCTGCATTTTAAAGCGTTTTTAAACGCTAACAAAACGGAACACAGACGTAAATgcataaaactttaaaaagggaaagatatttgcatatatgggATTTTTTTCAATGGGAAATCCAGAGGAACtccaaaacaataaattgatTTACCACTTTGATGTTAGTTTTCAGTACGCAATACGCATCCTCAATACTTTTTCGATGATGAGTGTTAAATAAACTAGTCAGTAATTAAATAgtcatttaatattaaataaactcTTGTTTTTAAGTCACTACATGTTACACAATTTTAAAGTATAAAACCACCCATAAGTGATTCCCAAGCTGTTGTCAACCCCAATTTCAGATGATTTTGCCCCACAAACCCTTTTGGCTTGGGTTGAGGCCAGAAATTGCTCAACCGGAGCACCAATCTCCCAAAAAACCAAGTTGTAACCCAGCGGTTGCCCCAATTtggtagaaaaaaaaacttgagaTGAACTGAGGCGTGGTGGAAATTCACTCGCCGTGTCCACAATGCAAATGAGGTCCTTTCAGCGATCCTGGACATTGGTGCCTCGAACAGTTCCATCTCCATCAGAGGCCTCATCAGCCTCGTCGCTGGTGACAATTTAACACACAAATTCAGTGAAGCGTCAACTCGGGCAGgcataaatttacaaaattcaGCGCAGCCAACTCTCCCTCGCCGATATGTgctttaattttcctttttctttcagtttttCCTTGCCGCtttcgttgtttttgctgtaCGAGAGTCAGTGAAGCGAAAAACTTTACAATCCATCAAATTAATGGAGCAATGTGTCACGAGGAGCCCTCTGGAGCGGATCCCTCTGCACTTCGGACTGACAAACCGAGTGATACTGCTCCTTCTGTTCCTGCTGGTGAAATGTCATCAACTTGAAATTGTAAATCAAGCAAAAATTGATTGAACAAAGCGCTGCGCTCGAGGAGCCAAAAGAACTGAACAATGAAGTTAAAGACCCGGGGCATGGGTTCCGTGGAGGGAAGACCGATGGGACCGACACTCTGGCAATCTGTTGAATAGATTTGTGCACAGATTATGCACTTCCACCTTTTGGATGCCACAGCGAACATCTTTGAATGAGAAATCGGTACTTTGAGGTGCATCTAAGCGAAGGCACTGGAAATAGGCGTTTAGGATTTGAGGTTTGAACCAGAAATGTCATTAGATTTGATACTCAATACTCAATATTCCTTATATAAGGAAATACTAGATGCGCTGCTTCCTAACTTTAGGcagtttttgtttatcttttcCACAATgaagaatataatttaaagtgaaaCAAATCATTAAGTGTTATATATAATGTGTGCGACAGCAATCTGTCATAAGTGTGTCCACTCAAAAAACCCAACCCTCCGGCGGTGACAAAACTTTCGAACCTTTCACCTGGTACCTGATAGTACGAAATACAATTAACACAGATAATGTGCCGCTGGGTCAGCCCACATGGCCACTCCAACACCTCCCCACAGCCCGTCAAAAAAGTCGAAAGGCCGCAGAGAAGTGTCCCCACACCTGGTCCAGCCAACTTGGCAACCTGGGAACTGGGCGCCTTTCACCACACAGAAGTGACTTTAATGCAGTTTCCTGGGCAGCGCGGCGATGGCATAATGAAAGTCCTACGCCATCGGCATGGGTGAAAAACTTtcgcaaatatgcaaatcgtCCCACTGCCATTTGCACGTACAAATGTAACGTACATTTTATAGACTTATCACGCGACACGCGGCCGACGAGAGCGGTCCATAAATCTAAACGATATGCGCCCCATTGCCGCccacttgcaacttgcagctTGCCACTTGCGATTTGCAgtgctgatgatgctgctgttcATATTGCTGTCGAGCTTGAGCACTCAGAAAAATTTGGCTtaacttttcatttaattcAAAAGATATATGATATTCAAAGATTTGCAAAATGGTTTGGCAATAATAAGGTTCTGATCAAATacattagaatattttttgttctatTATTCTAGTGCCATTGCTATTGAtattattgtaaatatatatatatataaatacatttggTAGAAATAAGGATTGTTAGAGTAAGAAAATgcggcataaatatttaataagatttttctcccagtgtgATGTTTGTGCTTCTGCCACCGATTTCGCCTTTTGCTGATGTCGACGTCGTCACGAGTGGcaacaattaattttcatacGCAGACGCAGTTGGCCGTCGTGGCTGTGGGGCTGTGGAGTTGTGGAGTTGAGGCTACTCTGGCAGGACTGAGAGTTGGATCCGCAGACATGTGGACAGGAGGCCCCCAGAAGTCAGACTGGCTGGCAGGGAGCGGATGCAGTTTTCGGAGTCTTCGACGGAGGCGACAAACAAATTGCACATCGATGCGACTGAAAGATGGCGACTTGTGGCATTctaggaaaataaatttaaataaacgcAAGCTCTCCCttcctgttttttattttcttcctTACCCAGAGGACAACGCGATAGCGAATGggaattgaaaatgcaaatttgcgcgaaaataaaatcaagtgaagtggcaggaggagcagcagtgaAGTGGCTCGGAGTTGGGGCCACAAGTGTTTTAACAATGTTTGCATGGCGCATTACGTGATTTGGCCCCCGCCCACAGCCCATAGCCCGCCACTCCCCCAACTCCTGCGCCGGCTCATCCTCAACCCAATCCTCCCACTTGGCTGCTCCTTGCGTGTTAGTACCATgttcaaatttgaataaaacgCAATGCGAAGACAGCGAAAACAATGCGATGCCTGCTCCAGAGATCAGATGAATCTGGAATACACTGCAATTGGGAGGTGAATCGGTTCCATTAGGGTATTAGAGAAGCCTTTTCCTTTATATGAAGGGTATACTGTACTTTGTACAATACTTTGaacaatatcaatatcaaaacTATCTTGACCTCTCTATTAAACCATTATGACTTCTAATCGTGTCCGATTCCTTGGAATAGTAGTGATACCCTTTTGTGTAGGTACAGTGTACCCGCGATAAGAACATCGCATCGAAGTGGGTGTTGCTGGCGGCTGCTACCACTCGATCCCATTGACGCCTTCGCCTTCGTCTTGGCCTCTTACTGGCTATCAGCGCCTCCGCACTCCATCCTCTGGACTCCAGCACCGGGTCCTCCAAGACCCACCAGCTCCCTTGTCTGTGGAGCGACACTTTCCGAGACTCTGGGCGTAGATAACATTCTTGGCCGGCGACATTTTGCATGTCTGGGGCTTCCTTCGCGTCGGGAGTCGATAAATTAGCGCATGCATCTTCATTTCGATGGTTGGGAAGTGCATTAGGACCGGTGAAAGGCTTTGGCCGGAGACCTGGGGCCAAATCAAGAACAATGGGGACAGGATGCCCACAACTCCGAAGCGTTCTCCTTTTCCATTCCGCTGCTGAGTCATTATTAGAATCTGCAGCTGCGACTGCACCGGCGGCTCAAATCCAATTACAATGCAAAATcagcaggcacacacacacaatggctAGGGATTTTTGCTGCCCAAGACGCTGCGAACCTGAATCCATCCAGTTCCCCCCATTTCGATCGGCAATTTGGCCTTAACTTCGGACATGGCCGAAAGCCGCTGGCGCGCATTGTCCACTCTCTGTGGGcctttttgctttattataGCAGCGCTTATACAGATTAGAATAAATCAACTTGTCCCCCCGCGCAAAACTAGACTCGTTCTGCTCTCGTTTTGCCTGTCCGGCGATCGGAAAACGCTACCGGCAACAGCCAACTAAACTGGCCAGTTGGATATATGCAGCTGCCTTGGGTTCTGCACAGAAAACAATCTTTGAAACTGGCTTAGTTTTAAAAGAGCTGCATGCATTGCCATTTATAAATAGTGTTAaattaaagatacaaatttaaaGTGGAACCCATACAACCCTTTTACAATAAATGACTTAAGATAGTGCTTAGTATATTAgaaaacatttacatatatgagTAATTTTTGTTCTAGTGTAGCATGTGAAATCCAGACCCTGGACTGACCACCCTACTACTCCCCAGATAGTTGGTCGCGGATCCCCATTAACTTCGCACCGACCAAAAGGATGCTGGCGGAGATAAGCAGGCAAATAAGTTGGCTTACGCTAGAAAAGGAATTAATAATGCAGAAATGATGGGCTGCACTTTCCTGGTTGCAAGTTGCAGGTTGCTTGGAAACCGGACGACGAGGATCGGAAATGCGAAATGTGTGGGGTAATGGAAAATGAACAACAGCAGCGTCCAAATGATCTTCGGAGGAAATCGCAAAAAGGGTTCACTTGTGCAGTTAAAGCTTTTCCTGCAGCTGGAGTGGTTTTAGCCAAGTGTTACTAACATTGAACTTAACTCCTTTAATATATAACatcttatattttatatacactACCAACTTCCAAGCGAAGTATCGTCGAAGGTCAGagttgtttaaaaattgtttacaacTTTATAGCCCACTTTAAACGACTTTGTAAGCCCAAAGAGACCCAACTGCAAGGCAACCTTCAGGGTTAATGTTCTGTTCAGCGGATCGGAGAACATAAACTCCAACACTTGACCAACCCGAGCAAATCCTACAAATTAAACGCATTCAAGTGCAAGATGCAGGAATTTTGATTGGGTCAACCGAGTCGGAGGAGTCCGCGCGGTAGCTGAAAAATGCCATAACAAAATGTGTCAAGTGCCAGACATAAATGCCTAAGTAAGAGAGCCCCAAGAAGCGTACGGAATGGAGCCCGGGATTGGGGAACAATGATGCCGTTCGCAATCCTCCTGCATGGTTCCATGGCCTGCGGCCCTTTTGCTGTTTGCACTCGCCATTCGACATGGGGCTGCTCGGATCGAATCGAAGGGGATCGGACGGGATCGCCTTGGAGCCttgaaacaataaatttcGGTGCgtcactttttgtttgcttctcCAGTTGGCAGGCTTTCGGTTCCTGTGCCGAGctttccaattaaaaatgcgcaATTGGGGCTAGCCAATCGCCGGGACTTGTACTTATTTGTAAGTTGCACGcatgctgctccagctccagctccatctccagctccatctccagcttTGTTTCTCATTCCGAAGTCAACGCTCCTTTCTGAGTTTCcattaatttacataaaaatatcttaATTGCGAGCCAGCGACGGCGGCAATTCGAAtcgattcgatttttttgCGCTTATCAATGCGATGTCATGTTGCCGACGCCCTGAGCCCAGAATCACTGaaagtgcactgaaagaaatacgGGATACGTTTCcaaaagtacaaataaaaaagtcaAAATGATCAAGCGTGCATACTTCATAAGTTCAAACATGATAACGATAACGATAACGATGTCTCCTTTTTGAATAGATAACTTAATTGCAATATACATCCTTGAAAAGTAGAAAACTAAATGAATTATgccaaaaaacataaaatatatttttcacaccATAATGCatttatatgaaaattatatattacaatttttcaaatttttttagaTAAATTAGTGAAACAAAACGTCAGATTGAGCTCTCTCCTTTCTGAAAAATGCTTGAGTCTCCACGTCAAGATCGCCATCTCGATCCACATGGCATCCACTTGCACTGGAACGGGGCAGCAACACATGTCGGGCGACACTTACAACCCGCCAGTTGTGGAGCATCCGATGGCCTCCGTCCTGCGTCCGCTGTCCAATGAGCCCGACGACTCCTTTGTCCATGCATAATCGCTGATAAATGCGGCTTTCGGTGCTgcaaaaatgatttgttgATAATTAATGCAGTCGCCTTGGGTGggggcaacaaaaaatgggGGACAAACTGCCCGAAACCCGTTTGCCGCATGCCGCATgccgcaaaagaaaaaaacttaTATATAAGAACAGCAGCCAGCAATTTGTGCCAaagtcgttgttgttgttgatgttgcaaTCAGGCCTTAAAGGCAATCAACGCACAGTAATTCATGCCGCCtgacagcagcagctccattCTCCAGATCCCATCCAGATCCCAGTTCCCATTCCAATCCGAAATGAACCAAGTGAAAATTGTTTCCTACGATTATTCTGCGCCTGCGTCACGCAGCTAATTGCAATGAGTGGAAGGGGAGTTGGTGAGGTGGGAGGTGGGGCCAACATGATCGCAATTAATGGGGCCAAAGTTAGTCGGCTGCCTAATCGTGGTCACTTGATCAATTTAGCACGCAATGTAATCGGTAAGGCAAAAAATTAATGAGCCAAGGGGTAAAGCGGGACGAAACTTAaattgcaaaagaaaaactagAAAACAAAGTCTAAGGAATCTATATATTAGGTAGAACATCTTAAGGATTCCACTGCAATTAATAGGTGTTCTCAAATTAAGTGACTAATTTGATGAATTTTGTGTGGAGCTAGCAAACAAGTTGTAGCTTAAAACGATTATTAAGGCACTCCAActggtttttaaaaataaattatttaacttgTAATTGAATACCcagaaaaatgtaattcaaaACTTTGACCTGCATGCGTATTACTGTGCAGCCCTGGAAAAGTTATtggaaatattaattaggCAGCCCTGGTAGCGTCTAATTTACGTATGTATGCGTTTCATTTGTAACTGATTTCAACGTTATTCGatttaattttgcaatttcGAACATGAATGTGGACAAAGCCAGAGACGAGATGCTTGAGATGTCCGAGCAGGTGTGGAAGGATGCGGAGCAGTGGCAAAGAGGTATCCACAATGGTCAGGCGATCATGAGGCAGATCAGGGCCATATATCTTAAGCTCTTCACCGCGGAGAACAAACTGAACAACGCGGACTCGCGTAAGGGGCTCCAGTCCACAGAGAAACGGTTGAATTACTTGTACCAACGCCTCCAACGTCCGCTCGCCACGATAGGCAACATTTTGAAAGCCCTGACCGGGATCAGGGACAACACTGCCAGGATGTTGAACCGCTTGACCCTATTCATGGACGATGAAACACTGGCGCAGCACAGGATTCGGCCCAAGCTCGAGAGTTCCAAGCTCCTGATGATGCTGCAGTTCCTAAGCCACCGTTACGATACCGAATGGGAGGTCAAGGAAATGGTCGTGAGTAAGTAGCCGATGAATTTGTGGTCCTCCTAATTTTCCAGCGGCGTTATAGAGCACTGTACTAACAGTAAATGGTATTTTTGgctattagaaaatatataaacagttcaaaaaatatccaaaatataaatatgcacTCCATCCAATATGTTTCATAAGCATGAGCGCCAATCTTTTATGCTAGCCAATATCTATGGATATGATTTAAATTTCTCCTTCGCGCCAACGCGAGCTGATTAAAGGGTATCTGAGGGTCGAGGAACTCCCTCCTGGTGTGTAATAAACATGTAATCGTTTCGAATGCTCTTTACAGACGACTTGGAGAGAATCAGCAACTCCTATGAACTGGATCTTGCGATTCAGTGCTGGAGCACTTGCAGTCACGCCGGAGGTCCGGAGTTCGCCAAGATGATGCGCGAATATTACCAGATCATTGATCGCCGGCAATCTTTTTGAAGACCTCCTGAAACGAAGTTAAGTCCTTTGACGAGTATCTCAATAGGGTTCATTACATGTTAATCCACTAGTTTAAGAAAAAAACTTAAAGCTTTGAATTTGATgttagttttatttgaaaaatggttttttaGTTTGTATTTGTTACCGCCtgtttgccaaacaaatcaataatctgtaaagaaattacaaaaaatttgttGTTCCTTTTTGTGTCGGTTTTGCTTtgcacatttaaaatttgacCCTCTTTTTGACCTTTGCTATTTGCTCATCAATTTTGTTCTTGTTTCGTTTCTGACTTGgtagcaaaacaaaacttaattgtaattttactacaacaacattttgtttttgccctttaatttaattgtatatattatataatatgcaATTCTGTAGCTAGATTTTGACATTCATGTTCTCGTACCAATCTCGATATatacttgtatatatatagtgtgTGTATGGTGTCTATAACATGCgctcttttgttttataaacaaatgtcCGTGTTCACTTCAAATTGCTCCACGTCCTCCGATTTTGGGGATTTTCTTTTCGGGATTCATCGATCGAATGTCCTCGAAActaatttaacttaataattgCATACTAGGCTAGGCTAGTAAATGTTTTCCTCGCCAACGCTTAAtgcacttttttgtttgtattttcctttgctttgTGGTTTCTTAtgttttgtgttgtttgtttaatttttaattagttctCAAGCCTGGAACTTGCCCTAAATTAACTTTACAATGAACGTGTATAACTTGTAGTCGCTCGCATTTCCTCAACTTAATCTCCAAGTGAATTGTGGTTGTTCTTAGTTTAATCTAATCCGTATTTAGAAAATGTTCAACTCGTAAACtgagttttgtttattaaaaaactgttcccattttggttttaaatccatatccatatatattttttccatttgttttctatattttttttttttggtttggtttgctATGAATGCTTGTTGTCAATTGTTGCAGTAAATGTTTCGAGTtggttttcatatttaatttttccgtTTTCATGAATCATTAAACATTTGTTGTGCTTTACACTTAATTATTGCTataattatttgcttttattggcGCCCGGGCTTTTCGG
It contains:
- the LOC6738937 gene encoding uncharacterized protein LOC6738937, yielding MNVDKARDEMLEMSEQVWKDAEQWQRGIHNGQAIMRQIRAIYLKLFTAENKLNNADSRKGLQSTEKRLNYLYQRLQRPLATIGNILKALTGIRDNTARMLNRLTLFMDDETLAQHRIRPKLESSKLLMMLQFLSHRYDTEWEVKEMVVNDLERISNSYELDLAIQCWSTCSHAGGPEFAKMMREYYQIIDRRQSF